CCAAAAATCCTTAGTGGGGTTTCCCCCTGTCCTAGGCCTCCTGTCAGAGCTAGCGGAGATCTGCTGGAAGGAGGCCGGGAGGAGGGGATGTACggatgccatcatgcctggatgGAGGACCAGAAGGTCTTTATAACAAGTATTTGTGGAGCTCCTAATATGTGCCAAACTGTGGTAGACCTGGATAGCCAGAAACACGGCCCTAAAGGAGGTTGCAACTCCCCTAAAGGAGGTTGCAGGCTGtaccaattaaaataattatttcagtccCTTCTTATCAACAGAGTCATCCACGGAGACtgtttctccccctgccccaGGCACACGGAAGCCTTGAGCCTCTCACTGTGGCCCCACGGTGACAGCACACCTAGGTGGCACTCTCAGCTTATCACTGATTTGCAGAGCTGCTGTCTTGCAGCTAAAAGCAATGTGCtggtggatttaaaaaaaaagttctgagagGCTTTTTAGAAGGTCATTCTCCACATCACTAACTATTCAGATTCCGGAGCACGGTGCCAAGCCCCTCCATTTACTGCAGCCTTGCTCTTCCTCTCAAGATCCAGCCACTAATGCTATGGGATGGCTGGTGGCCCCACTTgggctcccccaacccccacctcgAGTCCTAGCTTCCGCCTGTTCGGAGCTGTTATCAGAGGAAACAGACTTGAACATGACGGAGTTGCTGTCTCTTGGACCTGACCAGAGAGTTGTGTTTTCTTGGCCTATATCACCTCAGATTTATCCTCAGCCTGACCGCAGTCATTATCAGCTAAATTCACCACCTCTAGATGCCCAGAAGATTTCAAAAGTGGTCTGTAGGCTGTCAGTTGGTGTTAAGAGTTCAGAGAGTCCCTGGACTTCAGCATTAGAAAGGAGCAGCTGCTGTGTCGGGGGTGTCAGGGGCTGGATGCAGGGGCTGTTGCACCGATCCCAACTTGCTCCATTCACAAGCCCCTCATCCATCTCTGAAGACTGGGACCAaagccagggctggggcaggcctCTCTGGGCACAGGGTCCTGTTAGCATTGGTTTCATTCCTTCACCAAGAGGCCTAAAGACATTAGAATGATGAGGCAATTAATGTGAAACGGAAACAAGCGGCTTTAGTTCCAGGCATTTGAAACTGAAAGGAAGCTGTTGACATTCTTTGAGACCCACTCTAGGCTATGATTTATGCTGTGCTAGCCAGAACTCTGCTACTTACTTGAAGTAGGACCTTGGGAAAGTCCCTTCTCTAGGCCTCAacttcctcatatgtaaaagtGCATCTGGGATTAGTCAAGACCCTTCCAAGCCTGACATGCTATGGTCTAAGTGTCCCAGtaatctctctgtcacccagggatCAAAGATTTACGGATGTGTAGGAGAGATGGGGGGGAACGGACTAAGACATGTCCTTGTGAGTTTAGTTAACTAAAAGACTGGGGGAAAGAAAGGCaagtaagaaaataaagtgaaaaggtGGAAGAAGGCAGAGTGTAAAAGAGGGAGATAAGGAAAGTGCAAAAGATAGAGATATCTGCTGCAATTTCTCAGTACTCTTCAGATACATCCTGGCCAGATTTACTTTCTTAGGGGCAGGGTAGATTGtgagggtgtggaaaatggtatttttttcaaagagagTCACAATAGTATTGCTATCTCACATGCTCTTATACAATGTGATCTTGCCATTTCTCTACCAAGATAAATGCAGTCTAGTTTCTCTCCCTTTAAATCTGAGCTGGCCTTAAGACTTGCATGAACAATAAAATGTGGTGGAAGTTATTCCAAGTGGCTTCTGAGGCTTGGTCAGAAGCAGCTTTCCCTTAGTTACTTTGAGACACTTGTTCTGAGGGAAGCCAATCTGACTACCTGAGGCCATTGTGCTGGAGAAGCCACACATTGGCTTTCCTGTTGACAATCCTAGCTGAACCCTGCCTTCTAATCATTTCCCTCAAGGCTTATCAAATAAGTGAGTGAAGCTATCTTGGGCTCTCCAGACCAGCCCATGCTGCAGCTAAGTATTACTGATCAATTTCACTTTATACCACAAggagcagaagaatcacctggcTGAGCCCTACCCAAATTGCTGCTGTGTTTGTGCCTAgatttttttataaaacaaaacacactggAACAGGATGGTAGgagatctttttgtttttgttttttaaaccctTGTTTCAAACAGCAatgaaaaatccttaaaaatgtataaataagacTTCAAGATTTTGGAGGTgtgaaatttcaaaagaaatctggaggcttggcgcggtggctcacgcctttaatcccagcactttgggaggctgaggcaggcgaatcacgaggtcaggagatcgagaccatcctggctaacacagtgaaaccccgtctctactaaaaatacaaaaaattaactgggcatggtggcgggcacctatagtcccaggtactcaggaggctgaggcaggagaatggcatgaacctgggaggcggagcttgcagtgagccaagatcgtgccactgcactccagcctgggtgacagagtaaaaaaaaaaaaaaaagagagagagaaatctggaAGCCAACTTTCAATTTGCCCATTAAGGACTTCAGTACAAAACTACCATCTTCTATAGGTcatcatattgtttttgtttgagacagagtctcactctgccacccagattgcagtgcagtggcacaatcttggttcactgcaacctccccctcccaggctcccaagtagccaggaatacaggtatgcactaccatgcccaactaatttttaattttttttagtagagatgaggtctcagtgAAGCAGTGTTGTTGTCTGTGGTAAATATCCAGGTTCATCATCTCGAGCCAAGAAGATTaaggacatgaacacacatgAAGAGTAagtttaggagcagaggtttaataggcaaaagaaagagaaaggagaacagctcTCTCCCTTGAGAAAGAGAGGGGCTCCCAAAGGGAAAAACCCAGCCTGCGGTGGACTACACCCGATTTTATAGGCAGGCTTGagaaggcagtgtctgatttatgtAGGGTTCACAGATTGGTTTGACCAGTATGATGTTTACATAGTATTTGGGGAAGGCTGCACGCCCCACCCTCATCTTATTATGTAAATGGGGTCTTTGCCTGGCTGGCGCCATACTGTCTTCTCCTTACTGTACATGTGGTTTGacaaagggaagggaagatggagctgccattttgaacatgcctagtcccaggtagccttttcctattggcacaacTGCTAGCATTCACCTGtacaagcttccagcttgcttatctatgtctgcagctcgattttagAGGCtgctcttttagaaaaaaaaaaaaaaaaactattttgggACTGcttttcatgaaaagaaaaaccTTGCCAAGGACTCCCagaccctcactatctgcctaagtaatttcttcttaactcctgtatcattactatattgcccaggctggtctcaaattcctgggctcaagtgatcctgccacctcagcctcccaaagtactaggattacaggcataagccactgtgcccagccatattgtattttttaaagtatattttatcatgaaAAAGGTAGAAAAGGTACTACATcctaccagaatggctaaaatgaaagagATAAACACTATCAAATTTTGACAAAGATATGAAACAACCAGAACTCTCATATATGCCTGGTAGCAGTGTAAAATGGCATAGCCACTTTGGGAAATAGCTTGGTAGTATCCACTAAAGctgaaaatatgcatatattcaaTTCTATTCTTAAGTATATACCCTACAAAAAtttatgagcattttttttttttttttttttgagacggagtctcgctctgtcgcccaggctggagtgcagtggcgcactctcggctcactgcaagctccgcctcccgggttcacgccattctcctgcctcagcctctccgagtagctgggactacaggtgcccgccaccacgcccggctaattttaaccAAAAGGTCTGTGTACAAATGTCCATAGCagtaatcttttcttttctttttttttctttttttttttttttttttttttttgctccagtCAAGGGAGAAGCAGTGATGTTTTAGTATCCAgaaagtggaaataacccaaatgcccatcaacagcagAATGAAATTGTACTATATTCACACCATGGAATGTTGTATAGCAAAGAGAATGAATGAACTATTACCAGAAAAGACATGGACAAATCTCATAAACATGATGCTGAAAGAAACCACAGTCAAAAAAGTACATtattatgtgattccatttatatatagtgggaaaaggaagcaACATTAATTTATGGTGTTAGAAGTTAGGATAGTGGTTACCCTTAGGGGTAGTGACTGAATGAGAACATGAGAGGGGCATTGGGGgtgccatgatgttttggttCTTCATCTGGGTGCTAGTTGCATGGGGTTGCTCACTTTATGAAATACCATTGAGTGGTATGCTTTTGACCTGTGCACTGCTCTGCATGTGTGTTATACTTCAAAATAAAGTATTAAGATACAGGAGGAAGGACATAGCCTCAAAGCAAAggacagtttttttgttgttgttgtttgtttgtttgttttattttgttttgagacagagtcttgctctgttgcccaggctggagtgcagtggcaggatctcggctcactgcaacttctgccttcccaattcaagcaattctcctgtctcagcctcccgagtagctgggattacagtcgtgcaccaccagaccggctaatttttgtattttcagtagagacagggtttcaccatgttggccaggctggtcttgaactcctgacctcaggtgatctgcctgcctcagcctcccaaagtgctgggattacagatgtgagccaccatgccctgccagaacaagtctttaaaaactaaatttaactTTATGAAAAGTTTTACGAAAAATGTACTATATTTGTCCACATTTTCCTCATCTCTCCTTGAACCACTGTAAATTGCTTTAAGACAAGGTTCTGGGGCTATGCCAATGTCAGTGGGAAAAGAAAACAGGGGTGACAAGATTGGCATCAACCGATGCTGTGAGGAACAGGCCAGCTCTTTAAGGAAGGTGCCTCTCAGCTGCTCCTGGCTTCTGCACTCATGGTTCACACTGTGTTGTGTGCATGTCTAGGAAGATGCTTCCCAACCTTTTGCAGACCATGGCATACGCAGAAAATGACAACATTGGAACGGCACACTGGCATACCAGTTGGGGCTCCTTGTAGTCAATGCTAACTGGACACATCCTTCAGCTACCCCCAGGAAGAGAGAGATCAATACCTTGGCACATCTGTGGGAAAGCTCCCATTAGAGAGTGCGGGGAAGACACAGgcctccacgacacatttcaggCTCTCTAAACTGGCAAAGGGGAAGAGTCTGGGCTTCCTTTGCCCTTTTGTTCTCGAAGAGCCCAGCTGTGCACACCCCTCACCCCTGCACTATAGCTCCCGTTTGGGTAATGAAAAATCACAGGACTCAGGGGAGTTATGCAGCAATCGGGAATGGAGACCTGGAAAGCCACACACTCCTCCTTGCTTTCCCGTGAGCCTCTCTTCCTGCTGTCCCCTTTACAACCAACAGTCCCTGCAGGGGGAAGACACTCTGCTTTAGTCAGTTCCACCTCCCTTCCGGATCTCATCCTCCTTCCAGCCTAATTTTCCTCACACTGTCATGCTCCTTCCCActgctcttcccccaccccctactCTCCTCCAGCACATCACACATTGCGCCTGGGCACACTGAGCTTGTCTGCCATCTATGAACAGGGCCATGTCGCCCAAGCCCTTCTCTTTCCCTGTCATGCCATAGCCTCTTCCAGGAGCGCTCAGCCTGCTGTTTCCACTCAGACCTCCCCTCCTCTGCAAAGCCTCCTCCTCTGCAAAGCCTCCTCCTCTGCAAAGCCTCCTCCTCTGCAAAGCCTCCTCCTCTGCAAAGCCTCCTCCTCTGCAAAGCCTCCTCCTCTGCAAAGCCTCCTCCTCTGCAAAGCCTCCTCCTCTGCAAAGCCTCCTCCTCTGCAAAGCCTCCTTCTCTGTGCTGCCCGAGAACCATCCCCCACTTGGGTTTGTGTTACTGCTGTGTATGGCAGTATCTTCACAGTGCCTGATTTCCCATCTTGGCCCATCGTAGATGCTCAACAATTGTTTCTCAAATGACCGCCAGCCTGCAGAGGGACCCTGACATGAACTCCACCCCACCCCGACTCTTGGCAGCCACTCATTGTCCCCTTGAGTAGGGATCCCACCCTCTCAGGGGACCTGTCTTGCAGCCATTCCATGCTCTGTCACCGCGCTGCCAGGAGACCAGAGCCACGCTGCCTGGATGACACTCATCTTTACCAGCTCGCAGCTCTGCAGGCTGCCTGCTCAGGGGTGGCCGCCAGCTGAGGGCTTGAGCTGATTGCAGGTGAATCAGCATGCTGATTGTGGTGTGAAAAAGGGGAAGGGTGACTGTGTCTTAGCCTCAGTCCTGGCTCCCCTCCTTCCAGCCCTGACCTGCAGTAACAGCACATGGCCACCAGAGGCTCTATTGGGCGACTCATGCCCCGCGGAGAAAGGCCCAGTGGGAGAGCATCTGACCCAGTTCTCAGCAGATGAGAAAGGAAGAGTTCAGGAGGCCTCTACTCTCAGAGGTCACCAGCGCTGAAGCCCCGCAGCCCCACCCGGCTGCCTTATCCTTGTGTTTTGCCCCTCATGGGTCCAGAAGCTGTTGTGTCACACCTTAACATCTTCCTCCTTGCTTGCCATGAGCCCCTCTGCTTGCCGCCCCCTTTACAGAACAACAGTCATGGTAGAGGGAAGATGTCTCCACTTTTGTCAGTTCTGCCTCCTTTAGGAGAGTGTCAGGCCTAACCCATGTGTGCCCTGTCTTTCAGGGCATGGAAAAGACAATTGTCCTGTTTCATCTTTTCAACACCTCTTGACTCTCTCCCCCTGGTCTCCTAACAGCCAGCTAGGTTCAGGGCCTCCCATCTCTGGCCAGGATTAGTGCAATGGCTTTCTGAAGGGTCCCAGGCTCCAGGGAGCCCCTTGCCCATCAAGTCTCTCCCCTGGAGCCAGACAGCCCTCACTCCCATCAGACATCAGCTTCCAGTGGCTCCAAAAGGCCAGGCATCCACACAGCACCCCACGGCCCCGAGATCTGGCTGCTTGATTTTCCTGCCCTGTGTCCCTCCTCTCCCTGGCCCTCTACCCAGCAATCTCCCCAACACACTGTGATGTTTCAAGCCTTTGTACTTTGCACACATTCTTCTCCATGGCCTAATTCCCTCTCTCCACCCCTTACTCCACAGCTCCTCCACCTTTACCCTTTCTCCCCATTCTTTCTTCACCGGGCACAGCCCTACTTATCCTTCAAAACTGCCACTTCCTCTGCGGAGCCTTTCCTGAGCCATGTCCCAGAATCCCTCCTCTGAACAAATCCTGTTCCCTAAACGTGCATCTCTCATTGTATCTGTCACTCGAGAGTTGCAGTAATTACCCACACGCCTGTCTTGTGTCCTCCACCGGCTCTGTACCTCCATGTGGGACCCATGGCCAGCACACATCGGTGGTGCCCAAAAGCTGTTGCACTGGAGTTGTTCCTTCTGCCCCATCACCTCCCACCTTGAGCAAGTCCTTTAGATGACCTGAACTCCAGTTTGTtgatctgcaaaatggagagatGTGAGAATCAGAAGAGAACACGTAATGAAAGGGTGTTATAAACCGCTAAGGGCTGTACAAATGTTTGTATTGCATTTTTGTCTTCCAGACCAGTGTTTACCTACACTTGCCTGTGTGGAAATCAGAAGATTAAAGGAATGCAATGTGATCTTTTTGTAATTTCCCCGGTTGGGTCAAGGGAAAAGCTGGTCAAGAGTAAACCATTAATTCATCTCCCTGCAGGCCCCCAATCTTCTCTAGAATTCTGGGTTAATGATTCTGAGGTTGTTCTCCTCACAGAGCCAATTCATATCTAATCTTTGGCATGTTCCCCCCTTTATTAAGAATAACTTGACTCACTCCATTAATTCCTCATCCTGGGGTCAGGAGCCTTGTTTTACAGAAGGAAATGGTGGCTGTGTGTAGGTCTTgggccttctttctttctcaaccCACTTTCTTTCATGGATTCATGCCTACAATTCCCTCTATGGACAGAAGAGACCTCTCCTTACCTGCATAATGAAGTGTGTGACTTTTCTCAAAAGTAGCTTTAGGAATTAACTGTGGAGGTCCAAGTAGCAAAGATGCTGTGACCTAACTCATAACCCCCTCAAGTGTGGTTTGCTTTTGGAATCCCAGCAGAAGAAATTTCCCGAAGATCTGGTACGGAGAAACCATTCTGGGCCcggcttttaaatgttttattagcAGCTGGGCGAGGACTGGGCTGCAAAGAGATGCAGCCCCCGTCAGAAGCGATCCCTGGTGGGGAGCAAGGCCTGGAAttccaggagggaggtctgtttaTAGCTGAGGCAGAGGCTGGGGAGCGAAGCCTGGGAGCCAGACATGGCTTAAGGGTGGTCTGGACACTCTTGAGATAAGACCAACTAAGGACTATGAGCTCACTGAAGTTCCAAAGCCAACTCACAGCAGCTCACCACCAGACATCTCCCCTGCCCCCACATTCCCTCCTTTCAATCCAGGAATTTTGGTGCTCATCTCTATAAAGTTTTAGACCATGGTGGTAGGAACCTGGTAAGTCTCAGGTTCTTGCGTTGCCCGATTCTCCTTGGATTTGCTGGGTTTGCCTCCTTCCCATGTCTCAGACAGGTCTTTGCATAAAGAAGTGGGCTGGTGGATCTGCAAAGGTCCCTCTGTGTGACTGGAGCAAGTTAACCTCTTAAGCCTCAGcgtcctcttctgtaaaatagggatatcATTCTTTCTTTCCCAAGGCTTTTTGTAATAATGTCATTCTCATCTGATTCTTAACAAAATGGGCCTTTCAGACTTAGATCACTTTTGTGCAtgcataaaaatgaaagcattaaGGAGAAGGAATTGGTGAACATATGTCTGGAGCAATAACTTCATCAGAACTGTCACGGTGATTGTAGGACCATTCTGATTCCAGAGGtattaaaatgcaaaacacaaTATTGAAATGCAAAACCcaacaaaataataaacagcCTTGTACCTACCTCCTTGCTTAAGAACTGAAATGATTCCCAACACCACTGAAAGACTGTGTTCACCTCCTTGATCCAATCTCTTGCCTTTCCACCCCAGAGAAAACCACTGTCCTGAATTTTTTCCCACTCCCTTGGTTTTGTTTTACCAAACATGTATCAAATATGTAACATATTATTTGTATTTGATCTTGTTTGTGAATTGTCCTGTAGGTAGAATTATATCTTATTctgcaatttgctttttaaagtttttgaaagaTCAAAACTTATCTATGCTAATACGCTAATATGTGTAGCTGCCATTTATTTGTCACTGCATATACCCCTCTCAATTCTGTTGAAGGAAATTTAGGCAGTTTCTAGTATTATTTTGCTATAAACATTCTCATGGCTGTCTCCTGCAACATGTGTGTTTCTTGGGAGTATacttaggaatggaattgctaagTCTAGACAATGCTCCTCCCTGCTCTAGTTGCCAACACATGCTGCTGCTCCCTTACTCCCTCCTGTGAATAGTGCAAGGCGGTGAGAGTTCTGTTCTTGCTTTGTCTTTGGATCTTCCAGGGTTGGGAGGGGGCAAGTTTATAAAAAAGAATGGggaaaggccgggcacggtggctcatgcctgtaatcccagcactttgggaggccgaggcgggtagatcacgaggtcaggagatcgagaccatcctggctaacacggtgaaaccccgtctctactaaaaatacaaaaaattagccaggagtggtggcgggtgcctgtagtcccagctactcgggaggctgaggcaggagaatggcatgaacccgggaggcggagcttgtagtgagctgagatcgcgccactgcactccagctgggcaacacagcaagactccgtctcaaaaaaaaaaaaaaaggatggggaGATGGTGGAGGTACAGCTTCCAAGCTTCCAAGCTTCCAAGCTCCCAGCCTGACTTTCAGCCATAGTTCTGGCGAACCAAAGCCAGGAAGGGGTTGAGGAAAGCTGGAGCACTCGTCTGGGCTCTGCTGAGCATGGGTGTGAGGTGGGGCTCCCCTTGACTGGATCCTGGGGCCTCGGGCTGCAGCATAGTTGACATCACAGAATCCACTGTGAGGTCACTGCTGGGCTGTGGGACACAAAAATTCATCCAGCAAGCCACTCTCAGATGTATGGTTCTTTATTTAAACGGCAGTAAAGAACGCTGGAATAGGCTCTCCAGGGACACTTCCATGAGCTCTTGGCCTTATTTAATGGGCTTCAAAGGTCACTGTCTCCATGACGTCCGGTGTCATAGAACCAACCATCTCCAGCCCCTGGCCACCCTCTGCTGTCTCGGCGATGGCCATGTTGGTGCTCCTCTCCACCATCTTAGCCATGATGTCCACATCTCTGCCATGTGGCGTGCCCACTGCTTTTGTAGTAAGGTTGGCTCTGACGTTCCTCAGGAAAGAGCTGATCCTGCCAAGTCTCTTGCTGGAACCGGAACTGGTGGTCGATAAGCTCCTCCCAGATCGGTGAGAGGTCCTGGACTCCTTTGAGATGGGCGTGTGGCTGACAGCTTTATGCGAGTCCCCGTGCCTGCTGCTCCCCGGGCTGCCACAGCCTTTCTCCTTTTTGTCATCTCTACTGGCTCTGTGGCTGAATGAGGACCGGCTGGATGACTCTCGGGCAATTTTGTCCCCCCTTGTTTTGTGGTGGCTTTCACCCGTCCTGCTGCAATGGGGACTCCTTCCGAGAGCCCTgtccttttcccttctttccctcccctccttgcAGGCTTCAGCACTGGCCTGGGTTCGCTCCCTTCCATGCTGTCCACTCAAGCTGCTCTTGCTCTGCCGGGTGGAGATGGGAGGTCCCGCTGCTGCATCTATGTCTGTTTCTGCAGCTGTCCTGCTGGTCAGTTCTACTCCTGCAATGGCCGGGTTCACGCGGCCCTCTCGGGAAAGGCTCATGGATGCGCTGGAAACATGTTCTGAGGACTtgcctgcagcccctgccacAGCCACCTTCGTGCTGTTTGGAGCCATGCTGGCAGTGCCTGCAAGGGCCATgttgcttttgcttcctcctgcACCGATGGTGGCCACCCCAGCTATGGCTGCGCTCACCTGTCCAGGGGCAGAATTGGCTGCTGCCACACTCAAGACACCTGCTACGGTGCCTGTTGCTGCCCCTGCAGAtgcccctgctgctgctgctgctgcctctttAATCGCCCCTGTTGCTGGCTCCTCAGTAAGCTCTGTAGATGTTTTGGGGATGGATACATTCAGCACGTTAGTGGGTTTGTGAAAGTCATGTTGGAGTCCCTCCTCTCCAGCATAAGCAGCAGAGGTGGCCCCACACACCTCAGAGACCATGTGGAGGCTCCGGATGCTGGCCTGGTCCTGATCCCCCTTTCCTTGAAGATTCACGGCTCCCAGGCTTCTGCTGTCTTCCTGAAACACAGGCATCCACATCATGTCTTCAGCTGGAATGCCACAGGTACTGCTGTTACTCTCCGTGGGTGGCCGCAAGAGGTAAATTAGTTTTTCCCAATAGGCAAAGAGGTCTTCCCGTGTGTCGAGAGCGGGACACAATTGCAGATAGCAAGATCTGCCAGTGGCAAACTTCAGGCGCAGCTGTTGTTTCTCATGGTCTTGAACAGAGATCCGTACAAACTTCAGGGGGAGGAGCCTGGTGAGCTCTAAGTTCTTTGCTGCCTTGCGTTTTTTTCTCTTGGTGGCCTGGCCATGTCCAGCATACTCTTTGCAGCTGGTGGCCGGTCGCGCTAGCAGCATGACATCTGGGAGTGGGAGGATGGGGCTGGTGCGTGCAATGCCCATGGTCACCATACGGACACGGTTGTGCACGTCAATCACTTCTCCCCTTTTGGTGATCTGGATAAAGTCGCTCTCAAATATCAGTGCATACTTGAATATATCGTACTCCCCCTTGTACAGTTGTTGCTGCAGTTTCCCTGTGGTGGTGTTGAACATGCCCATGCTGGAGCCACTCTGGGCCGTATAATACGGCAGCAGAGAATCACCATTCATGGTTGTCTTTCAGCACAACGGCAGCACTGGTGAGGCAGGTCTCTGGGTCTTCCTTGGCCTCGGTGGCAGATGAGGGACCAGTGGTGCTCCTGGGTCACAAAGATGTCTCTGCAGCTGGTCTCTcaatcccaccccaccccacaggcCCCCGCTGTTGCCTCAGAGCCTCCCAGAggccggggtgggggtgggagcacAGATGATTGCTGTGGGGAGTGCTGTAGGGTGCCTGGACTCCAGACTCTTCCAAGACGTAGAGATGCAGTGTGGGCTCCAGAGAGGTTTTCTTCTGGGTCTAACCCCCTGACCTCCACCTCTGATTTTTTTAACTACAGTTTGTAGTCTCTGTCCCTAAGAGTCTACAAACTGTAGGCCTAGTGACAGGAAGTGACCACCCTCTCTGCCTAAACCCCCTGTGCAGCCATATTTATCTTCTGCTTCCCTTTGTGACCTGTTGCTGTCACATACCCCTTTGTTCTCATCCCCCAGGCCGGGGCCACAATCCCCTCACTAATAACTCCATTGCCCCCATAGAGGACAGCCCCACCCTGCCAGGTACTCAAGTGGgtgccaaaataaaaatttttcaaatgagaaaatgttgtATGGTTGCTTCCCCTTCCTCACCCCCAATTCAAAAGATTCAGCAACTAGGCAGTGTCTATAGGAACGCAAGATGATGGGATAAATTTGAACCATTTGAGTACAcggtctaaattttttttttaacctagaatTCGCAGTCTTGGTTCTTAGCTCACTCTTCCATAAAATCTCAGTTCATGCTGACAATGGAAATCTTTAGTAATAACCTCAACCTTTAATAATAACATGAGAGATTGCTTCTTCCAGGCACCATACTATGTATCAAACTCTATTCCAGTTTGATACTATTGCAACTCTTCTCATCTTACAGGTAAAAAAACTGAAGTTGCGTAACTTACCTACATTCGTAGAACTCGTAGGCAGTGGAGGTATTATTTGAATACAGGTCTTTCTGCTTTTAAAGTCTTCCTTCTGAACCACTACAGAACTTACAAAAAAAGCTTGGGCAAGCCAAATAAGTTGCAtaattctctgtgtgtgtgtgt
The DNA window shown above is from Symphalangus syndactylus isolate Jambi chromosome 19, NHGRI_mSymSyn1-v2.1_pri, whole genome shotgun sequence and carries:
- the GARIN4 gene encoding Golgi-associated RAB2 interactor protein 4; the protein is MNGDSLLPYYTAQSGSSMGMFNTTTGKLQQQLYKGEYDIFKYALIFESDFIQITKRGEVIDVHNRVRMVTMGIARTSPILPLPDVMLLARPATSCKEYAGHGQATKRKKRKAAKNLELTRLLPLKFVRISVQDHEKQQLRLKFATGRSCYLQLCPALDTREDLFAYWEKLIYLLRPPTESNSSTCGIPAEDMMWMPVFQEDSRSLGAVNLQGKGDQDQASIRSLHMVSEVCGATSAAYAGEEGLQHDFHKPTNVLNVSIPKTSTELTEEPATGAIKEAAAAAAGASAGAATGTVAGVLSVAAANSAPGQVSAAIAGVATIGAGGSKSNMALAGTASMAPNSTKVAVAGAAGKSSEHVSSASMSLSREGRVNPAIAGVELTSRTAAETDIDAAAGPPISTRQSKSSLSGQHGRERTQASAEACKEGRERREKDRALGRSPHCSRTGESHHKTRGDKIARESSSRSSFSHRASRDDKKEKGCGSPGSSRHGDSHKAVSHTPISKESRTSHRSGRSLSTTSSGSSKRLGRISSFLRNVRANLTTKAVGTPHGRDVDIMAKMVERSTNMAIAETAEGGQGLEMVGSMTPDVMETVTFEAH